A genomic stretch from Theobroma cacao cultivar B97-61/B2 chromosome 4, Criollo_cocoa_genome_V2, whole genome shotgun sequence includes:
- the LOC18603775 gene encoding late embryogenesis abundant protein D-29 — protein MIITRKGEGFLFFRKLSSIFMASAPSPFGFFILLGAAVLVLTAASVSCTSVDHMPSTEEEEIDYAKLKSKTQQAKDEMQSKTQQAANEVKSKTQQAKEKASEMEKEAKESTESWTEWAKEKISEGLGFKQDDTKDSDSLPGTATKAKEKAQEVASGAGEYIGDKARDMKNTASKKAGDVTNAAKEKTTETENAAVEKAGELTNAAKEKADTASNAAREATTSAKDKVSEMAGTTREMTNEDKDRAAQKGEEARVAAAEKAKKKKAETEENLSWAKEKAKEGYDAAKSKAKEKAKEGYDTAKSKAEEASKSAKDTIASSYVAAKQKSQEIKENISGRGRDEEL, from the exons ATGATAATAACAAGGAAAGGAGAAGGCTTCCTTTTTTTCAGAAAACTTTCATCCATTTTCATGGCTTCCGCCCCAAGTCCTTTTGGGTTTTTCATTCTGTTGGGGGCGGCAGTACTGGTCCTGACTGCTGCCAGTGTCAGCTGCACAAGTGTTGACCACATGCCATCGACAGAGGAGGAAGAAATAGACTATGCTAAGTTAAAGAGCAAGACGCAACAAGCCAAGGATGAGATGCAGAGCAAGACGCAACAGGCTGCAAACGAGGTAAAGAGCAAGACGCAGCAAGCCAAGGAAAAGGCATCAGAGATGGAGAAAGAGGCCAAGGAGTCCACAGAATCGTGGACTGAGTGGGCTAAGGAGAAGATCTCTGAAGGCCTTGGGTTTAAGCAGGATGATACCAAGGATTCTGATTCACTGCCCGGTACTGCTACAAAGGCTAAGGAGAAGGCCCAAGAAGTGGCCTCAG GAGCCGGTGAATACATTGGCGATAAGGCAAGGGACATGAAAAATACAGCTAGCAAGAAGGCCGGTGACGTAACGAATGCGGCCAAGGAAAAGACCACTGAGACCGAAAATGCAGCGGTAGAGAAGGCCGGTGAATTAACAAATGCGGCAAAAGAAAAGGCTGACACCGCATCCAATGCAGCTAGAGAGGCTACCACCTCAGCAAAGGACAAAGTCAGTGAGATGGCCGGTACTACAAGGGAAATGACAAATGAAGACAAGGACAGAGCAGCTCAGAAGGGGGAAGAAGCAAGGGTTGCAGCTGCAGAGAAAgccaagaagaagaaagcagAAACGGAGGAGAACCTGAGCTGGGCCAAGGAGAAAGCTAAAGAAGGCTATGATGCCGCCAAAAGCAAGGCCAAGGAGAAAGCTAAAGAAGGGTATGATACGGCCAAAAGCAAAGCTGAAGAGGCCTCGAAGTCTGCAAAGGACACCATTGCTTCAAGTTATGTGGCGGCAAAGCAGAAATCACAAGAAATCAAAGAGAATATATCTGGTCGAGGCCGTGATGAGGAGCTCTGA
- the LOC18603776 gene encoding uncharacterized protein LOC18603776, which yields MAAKKIIAICQSGGDFVTNKDGSLSYSGGDAYAIDIDQQTQLSDFKSEIAETFNFSSDNMSIKYFLPGNKKTLITISKDKDLQRMLNFLGDSATVDVFIMSEEAAARNVSNMPASRSSRTTVSEAVVPMVAPVSVAVGVTNAIDQVDMDMSVETPLECMPINFIDEKHHKAAQLWENTITGVDQRFSSFSEFREALHKYSIAHGFAYRYKKNDSHRVTVKCKSQGCPWRIYASRLSTTQLICIKKMNTKHTCEGAAVKAGYRATRGWVGSIIKEKLKVSPNYKPKDIADDIRREYGIQLNYSQAWRAKEIAREQLQGSYKEAYNLLPFFCEKIKETNPGSIATFTTKDDSSFHRLFVSFHASISGFQQGCRPLIFLDNTTLNSKYQGILLAATAADAEDGVFPLAFAVVDAENEENWTWFLKELKSAVSTCSQLTFVADFQNGLKRALADVFDKCYHSYCLRHLAEKLNRDLKGQFSHEARRFMINDFYTAAHAPRLEGFQRSAENIKGISPEAYNWVIQSEPEHWANAFFGGARYNHMTSNFGQQFYSWVSEAHELPITQMIDVLRGKMMESIYKRRVDSNKWMTKLTPCNEEKLQKETVMARSLQVLLTHGNIFEVRGESVDIVDIDHWDCSCKGWQLTGLPCCHAIAVFECIGRSPCEYCSRYFTTESFRLTYAKSIHPVPNVDRPVQDESPEAAVTVTPPPTKRPPGRPKMKQAESMDIIKRQLQCSKCKGLGHNKKTCKES from the exons ATGGCTGCAAAGAAAATTATAGCAATATGTCAGTCTGGGGGTGACTTTGTCACCAATAAAGATGGTTCATTGTCCTATAGTGGCGGTGATGCCTATGCTATCGACATTGATCAGCAAACCCAGTTAAGTGATTTCAAGTCTGAAATAGCGGAAACGTTTAATTTTAGCTCTGATAACATGTCTATCAAGTACTTCCTCCCAGGAAACAAGAAGACTCTCATCACTATCTCCAAAGACAAGGATTTACAGCGCATGCTTAATTTTCTCGGCGACTCTGCCACCGTTGATGTCTTCATAATGTCAGAGGAAGCTGCTGCTCGTAATGTTTCCAACATGCCTGCTAGTAG GTCTAGCAGGACAACCGTCTCAGAAGCTGTGGTTCCTATGGTTGCTCCTGTCAGTGTGGCTGTTGGGGTGACCAATGCCATTGACCAAGTTGACATGGACATGTCTGTTGAAACTCCTTTAGAGTGTATGcccattaattttattgatgAGAAGCATCATAAAGCTGCACAGCTGTGGGAGAATACCATCACTGGGGTTGACCAAAGATTTAGTAGTTTTAGTGAATTCCGAGAAGCTTTGCATAAATACTCAATTGCACATGGGTTTGCTTATAGGTATAAGAAAAACGACAGTCATCGTGTTACTGTCAAATGCAAATCTCAAGGCTGTCCCTGGAGGATATATGCATCAAGACTGTCCACGACCCAGTTGATTTGCATCAAGAAAATGAACACAAAACATACATGTGAAGGAGCTGCCGTAAAAGCTGGGTATCGGGCAACAAGGGGTTGGGTAGGAAGTATTATAAAGGAGAAATTAAAAGTTTCCCCAAACTACAAGCCAAAAGATATTGCTGATGACATCAGGCGAGAATATggaattcaacttaattattCTCAGGCATGGCGTGCAAAAGAGATTGCCAGGGAACAGCTTCAAGGCTCCTACAAAGAGGCATATAATCTCTTACCTTTTTTCTGTGAGAAGATAAAGGAGACTAACCCAGGCAGCATTGCTACCTTTACTACAAAGGATGACTCAAGCTTCCATCGTCTATTTGTTTCATTTCATGCCTCAATATCTGGTTTTCAACAAGGTTGTCGGCCTCTGATTTTTCTTGACAACACTACTTTAAATTCTAAATACCAAGGAATATTGTTGGCTGCAACTGCTGCAGATGCGGAGGATGGTGTTTTTCCTTTAGCTTTTGCTGTAGTTGATGCTGAGAATGAGGAAAATTGGACTTGGTTTTTAAAGGAACTGAAATCTGCGGTTTCTACATGTAGCCAACTCACATTTGTTGCTGATTTTCAGAATGGTTTAAAGAGGGCACTGGCTGATGTGTTTGATAAATGCTACCACAGCTATTGTTTACGTCATCTGGCTGAGAAACTTAACAGAGATTTGAAGGGGCAGTTTTCTCATGAGGCAAGACGATTTATGATCAATGACTTTTACACTGCTGCTCATGCACCAAGGCTTGAGGGTTTTCAGCGTTCTGCTGAAAATATAAAAGGCATTTCTCCTGAAGCTTACAACTGGGTCATCCAAAGTGAACCAGAGCACTGGGCAAATGCATTTTTTGGAGGAGCTAGGTATAACCACATGACATCAAACTTTGGGCAGCAGTTCTACAGTTGGGTATCAGAAGCACATGAATTGCCTATAACACAGATGATTGATGTATTGAGGGGAAAGATGATGGAGTCGATCTACAAGCGTCGTGTAGATTCCAATAAATGGATGACAAAGTTAACTCCATGTAATGAGGAAAAGTTGCAGAAGGAAACTGTAATGGCAAGGTCACTTCAAGTGTTACTCACACATGgtaatatatttgaagttCGTGGGGAATCTGTTGACATTGTTGATATAGATCATTGGGACTGCAGCTGCAAGGGCTGGCAACTTACTGGATTGCCTTGCTGTCATGCTATTGCTGTCTTTGAATGCATCGGTAGAAGTCCTTGTGAGTATTGCTCCAGATACTTCACAACTGAGAGTTTCCGCTTAACGTATGCCAAGTCCATTCACCCTGTTCCAAATGTAGACAGACCAGTTCAGGATGAATCACCTGAGGCAGCTGTTACTGTAACTCCTCCTCCAACTAAGCGTCCACCAGGTCGGCCAAAGATGAAGCAGGCTGAATCAATGGACATTATTAAACGGCAGCTCCAATGTAGCAAATGCAAAGGCCTTGGCCACAACAAGAAAACATGCAAAGAATCCTAG